One stretch of Holophagaceae bacterium DNA includes these proteins:
- a CDS encoding methionine adenosyltransferase: MATAGKHFFTSESVTEGHPDKMADQISDAVLDTALRDDPKSRVACETLLTTGLVVVAGEMTTEAYIPVAKLVREVVKDIGYDHSCKGFDSETCAVVVTLDQQSPDIAMGVDTGGAGDQGLMFGYATRETPELMPAPLQYAHSLTRRLAEVRKEDTLPWLRPDGKSQVTVEYDGIKVKRIEAVVISTQHDEAVTNATIHAEIEKLVIRYTLPEELIDANTKFFINPTGRFVIGGPMGDCGLTGRKIIVDTYGGAGHHGGGAFSGKDPSKVDRSAAYMGRYIAKNIVAAGLADKAEIQLAYAIGVAEPVSIHVDTFGTGHVSDAAIVKAVRDVFNCTPKAMIELLDLRKPIYRSTAAYGHFGRPEFNWEKTDRTESLKAAAK; encoded by the coding sequence ATGGCCACGGCAGGCAAGCATTTTTTCACATCCGAAAGCGTGACTGAAGGGCATCCCGACAAGATGGCGGACCAGATCTCGGATGCGGTTCTGGACACCGCGCTGAGGGATGATCCCAAGAGCCGCGTGGCCTGCGAGACCCTCCTGACCACGGGTCTGGTGGTGGTGGCGGGGGAAATGACCACGGAGGCCTACATCCCGGTGGCCAAGCTCGTGCGCGAGGTCGTGAAGGACATCGGCTACGACCACAGCTGCAAAGGCTTCGACTCCGAAACCTGCGCCGTGGTGGTGACCCTCGACCAGCAGAGCCCGGATATCGCCATGGGCGTGGACACCGGCGGCGCCGGGGACCAGGGCTTGATGTTCGGCTATGCCACCCGCGAAACGCCCGAGCTGATGCCAGCGCCTCTGCAATACGCCCACAGCCTCACCCGCCGCCTCGCCGAGGTGCGCAAGGAAGACACCCTGCCCTGGCTGCGTCCGGACGGCAAAAGCCAGGTCACCGTCGAATACGACGGCATCAAAGTCAAGCGCATCGAGGCCGTGGTGATCTCCACCCAGCATGACGAAGCGGTCACCAACGCCACCATCCACGCCGAAATCGAGAAACTGGTCATCCGGTACACCCTGCCCGAAGAACTGATCGACGCCAACACCAAGTTCTTCATCAATCCCACCGGCCGCTTCGTCATCGGCGGCCCCATGGGCGACTGCGGCCTGACGGGCCGGAAAATCATCGTGGACACCTACGGCGGCGCGGGCCACCACGGCGGTGGCGCCTTCAGCGGCAAGGATCCCAGCAAGGTGGACCGCAGCGCCGCCTACATGGGCCGCTACATCGCGAAGAACATCGTGGCGGCGGGCCTCGCCGACAAGGCCGAGATCCAGCTGGCCTACGCCATCGGCGTCGCGGAGCCTGTGAGCATCCATGTGGACACCTTCGGCACCGGCCATGTCTCCGACGCGGCCATCGTCAAGGCGGTGCGGGACGTGTTCAACTGCACACCCAAAGCCATGATCGAGCTCCTGGACCTGCGCAAGCCCATCTACCGCTCCACCGCGGCCTACGGCCATTTCGGGCGCCCGGAATTCAACTGGGAGAAGACCGACCGGACCGAGTCCCTAAAGGCTGCCGCGAAATAG